AACCATTTTAGTTTTTCCTGTCAATCTATAGTTGGATTAACATATGGCATAGGAGACAAGGATGTTTTGTATTCTTCTCCAAATTTTGATAAAGATTATTTTATCACACTAGAGCTTATCCGAAAATGGCTGATATGACGCAATTTTAGTGGTAATAACGAGGGTTGGCTTCTAGCGTCTGGCCTCATCATTCACCGCCAGAACGGATTGTGTCGTAAATGTGTATATTGAAAAAACAAAAAGTCTATTGGTTCAAAAGGTAATAAAATCCCTTTCCATAATGGGGTCATTCAGGTACAATAGGGCGATGTGTGTGTCCGGACCCGGCGGATACAAATGATGTAATTTAGAGGATGGCCAACGACGGCCATTGATCCTGATTTGATATTATTGGAGGCTTATCATCACCATGCAGACCGATTCACAGACTAAAGTCAAAATTGTTAACGCCGATCCCAGCGCAATGGGATTATTTGGGTTGGCTATCGTAACCTTGGTCGCTTCTTCCCAAAAGCTTGGCATTACAGAAGGACTTAGCTACGCTATTCCTTGGGCGATCTTCCTGGGTGCTTTTGCCCAGCTATTCGCATGTATTCAAGATTCCAAACGTAACAACACCTTTGGCACAACGGCTTTTGGCGCGTACGCATTCTTCTGGTTTGCCATGGCTGCCAACTGGATGATCAAAATGGGCGTATTTGGCTCCACGCTCGCTGAACAGGCCGATGGCAAGCAGCTCGGATTTGCTTTTGCCGGATACCTCGTATTCACCCTGTTCATGACGATCGGTGCTATTGAAGCGAATAAAGTATTGCTTATCATCTTCATTCTGATTGACTTCCTGTTCCTTGGCTTGACCTTTGACGCTTTCGGCGTAGCTCCTCACATTTTCCACACCATTGCAGCTTATGCTGAACTGGCGATCGGAATTGTGTCCCTGTATGGTACAGGTGCTTCGGTACTGAACGCTCACTTCGGGTATGCGTTCTTGCCGATCGGCAAACCGTCCGGCATTTTCAAACCCAAGGCTTAATATACAGCAGTAAACCGCCAGCGCGCCGGTCCGCGCCTGGCGGTTTTTTTGCAGCCTGACTTCATTGAATATGTATCTGACCGACACCTATACTAGGGATAATAGACCCAAAAAAGACCCTGCAACACACGAAATGTCACAGCAGCCATACTGTAAGGAGGAAAAAACATGAGAGAGATACCGAAACCAACGGAGATGGATCAGGTGGAGAAAAAATATGTACGCGAAACACGTTGTTTCAAGACGGCACGGGTGTTCCCAACCGATGTCAACAATCATAATACGTTATTCGGCGGCAAGCTGATGTCCTACATCGATGATATTGCATCCATCGCCGCTTCCAAGTTATGCCGGGTCAATACAGTAACGGCTTCAACCGACTCGGTCGACTTCTTGTACCCTATTAACCCGACGGATTCGGTTACACTTGAATCGTTCGCGTCCTGGACAGGACGAAGTTCTATGGAGATTTTTGTGAAGGTGATTCGAGAGGATCTGAAGACCGGAGAGAAGAAAATTGCAGCGACGGCATTTCTGACCTTTGTGGCCTTGGACGAAAATAATCGCAAACTGATCGTACCCCGCATTATCCCGGAGACGGAAGAAGAGAAGAAACTATACGAGACCGCTCCGGATCGGGCGGCCATGCGGAAACAACGGCGGGAAGAGAGCAAGAAATTCGCTGACTTCCTGACCGTTACTTATCCTTGGGAATAAAAACACGCTCAAAAATAACAAGATTGAACACCAGCATTACATTATCTGGACGATGCCGGATAGATGGACACCGCTCTGCTATCCGGCAGTTCGCCACCCATGGAGACACACCACTGTTGGTAGAGGCGATATGCTGCCCCACTCTCCAGCAATCCCTGACAAGTGTATATGCCCTCTTCGATGGAA
This Paenibacillus xylanexedens DNA region includes the following protein-coding sequences:
- a CDS encoding acetate uptake transporter, with amino-acid sequence MQTDSQTKVKIVNADPSAMGLFGLAIVTLVASSQKLGITEGLSYAIPWAIFLGAFAQLFACIQDSKRNNTFGTTAFGAYAFFWFAMAANWMIKMGVFGSTLAEQADGKQLGFAFAGYLVFTLFMTIGAIEANKVLLIIFILIDFLFLGLTFDAFGVAPHIFHTIAAYAELAIGIVSLYGTGASVLNAHFGYAFLPIGKPSGIFKPKA
- a CDS encoding acyl-CoA thioesterase, with product MEKKYVRETRCFKTARVFPTDVNNHNTLFGGKLMSYIDDIASIAASKLCRVNTVTASTDSVDFLYPINPTDSVTLESFASWTGRSSMEIFVKVIREDLKTGEKKIAATAFLTFVALDENNRKLIVPRIIPETEEEKKLYETAPDRAAMRKQRREESKKFADFLTVTYPWE